One Megalops cyprinoides isolate fMegCyp1 chromosome 17, fMegCyp1.pri, whole genome shotgun sequence DNA window includes the following coding sequences:
- the LOC118792372 gene encoding trace amine-associated receptor 1-like, giving the protein MNFNHSGIPENVYFCYESLNRSCPKTVYPTTIRALLYVLITVIIFLTVCGNLLVIIAITHFKQLHTPTNYLVLSLAVADFLVGAIVMPPSLVRSLETCWYFGSFFYRYYAVCQPLHYHSKITTTVIIIMIMISWNLSAIIGFGMIFMELNMRGMEDFYYKYIDCVGGCFIFQTEVVNTVASVLSFYVPGIIMLTIYHKIFRIAQKQARAINTTACQDVHSEARVSHMERKATKTLAIVMGVFLSCWIPYFVCTLLDPVINNSAPPVLYEIVTWFAYLNSTFNPIVYAFFYSWYRRAFKMIIAGKIFQHDS; this is encoded by the exons ATGAATTTCAACCATTCAGGGATACCTGAAAATGTATACTTCTGTTATGAGTCCTTGAATAGGTCGTGCCCAAAGACCGTTTATCCAACAACAATTCGAGCCCTGCTATACGTCTTAATTACTGTCATAATTTTTCTCACTGTATGTGGAAATCTTCTCGTTATCATCGCCATCACTCACTTCAAACAGCTTCACACGCCAACCAACTACCTTGTCCTCTCCCTGGCTGTGGCTGACTTCCTGGTGGGGGCGATCGTCATGCCCCCCAGCCTGGTGCGCTCTCTTGAAACCTGCTGGTATTTTGGAAGCTTCTTCT ATCGATATTACGCTGTTTGCCAACCCCTCCACTACCACAGTAAGATCACCACcactgtcatcatcattatgattatgatcAGCTGGAACCTGTCTGCCATCATTGGATTTGGGATGATATTTATGGAGCTGAATATGAGGGGAATGGAAGATTTTTACTACAAATACATTGATTGTGTGGGaggctgttttattttccagacTGAGGTTGTAAATACTGTAGCATCGGTTCTCTCTTTTTACGTGCCAGGAATCATTATGCTCACAATCTACCATAAAATCTTCCGAATTGCACAGAAGCAAGCTCGGGCTATTAACACCACTGCCTGTCAGGATGTGCACTCTGAAGCCAGAGTGAGCCACATGGAGAGAAAGGCCACAAAGACCCTTGCAATCGTTATGGGGGTATTCCTGTCGTGCTGGATCCCCTATTTTGTGTGTACCCTGCTTGATCCAGTCATTAATAATTCTGCTCCGCCTGTGCTGTATGAGATAGTCACATGGTTTGCTTATTTAAATTCAACATTTAATCCTATTGTTTATGCTTTCTTTTACAGCTGGTACAGGAGAGCTTTCAAAATGATCATTGCtgggaaaatatttcagcatgactcc
- the LOC118792429 gene encoding trace amine-associated receptor 1-like, producing MNLSQTGKAEHFCYESENTSCPRFIYPTAMRAPLYAFFGFAIVFTICGNLLVIIAITHFKQLHTPTNYLVLSLAVADLLLGAIIMPPNMVRILETCWYFGDLFCKIHSSAGVMLCTVSILNLSFISIDRYYAVCQPLHYHTKITTGVTVIMVLVSWIVSAFVGFAMIFLNLNILGVEDFYYKNIACVGRCIFFQSAASSSICSALSFYIPGFIMVGIYQKIFRVAQEQARSINSIACQNVNSEKNKKSSSNLERKATKTLAVVMGVFLSCWTPFFSCNVIDPFLNYTIPPVWFDTLAWIGFLNSAFNPVIYAFFYSWYRKAFRMIIFGKIFQVDSSSLKLCTD from the coding sequence ATGAACCTCAGTCAAACTGGGAAAGCTGAACACTTCTGTTATGAGTCTGAGAATACATCTTGCCCAAGGTTCATCTATCCAACAGCAATGCGGGCTCCATTGTACGCTTTTTTTGggtttgccattgtttttacAATATGTGGAAACCTACTTGTTATCATCGCCATCACTCACTTCAAACAGCTTCACACGCCAACCAACTACCTCGTCCTCTCCTTGGCTGTGGCTGACCTCCTCTTGGGGGCAATCATTATGCCCCCCAACATGGTGCGCATACTTGAGACCTGCTGGTATTTTGGAGACTTGTTCTGTAAAATCCACAGCAGTGCAGGTGTTATGCTTTGCACTGTATCCATTTTAAATCTGTCTTTCATCTCAATTGATCGATATTACGCTGTTTGCCAACCCCTCCACTACCACACCAAGATCACCACTGGTGTCACAGTGATCATGGTCCTGGTCAGTTGGATCGTATCTGCCTTTGTTGGTTTTGCCATGATATTTCtgaatttgaacattttggGCGTTGAagatttttattataaaaatattgctTGTGTGGGacgttgtattttttttcagtctgcgGCTTCAAGTTCGATATGTTCAGCTCTCTCCTTCTACATCCCAGGGTTCATTATGGTTGGAATCTATCAGAAAATCTTCCGCGTTGCACAGGAGCAAGCCCGTTCCATCAACAGCATTGCCTGTCAGAATGTGaactctgaaaaaaacaaaaaatcttcAAGCAACTTAGAGCGGAAGGCCACAAAGACTCTTGCAGTTGTTATGGGAGTATTCCTGTCATGTTGGAccccatttttttcatgcaatgtCATTGATCCATTCCTTAATTATACCATTCCACCTGTTTGGTTTGATACACTTGCATGGATTGGCTTTTTAAATTCAGCATTTAATCCTGTTATTTATGCTTTCTTTTACAGCTGGTATAGGAAAGCGTTTAGAATGATCATTTTTGGGAAGATATTTCAAGTTGACTCTTCAAGCTTAAAATTGTGTACTGACTGa
- the LOC118792254 gene encoding trace amine-associated receptor 1-like, with the protein MNFSQTGMTENKHFCYESVNRSCQRSVYPTAIRAPLYAFFVAIIVLTVFGNLLVIITIAHFKQLHTPTNYLVLSLAVADLLLGAIIMPPSMVRSLESCWYFGDLFCKIHSSTDVMLCTASILNLSFISIDRYYAVCQPLRYHTKITTGVIMIMVLVCWSVSAFVGFGMIFMELNILGIEEFYYDAVACVGGCILFQTEASSSVSSVLSFYIPGFIMLVIYQKIFQIAQRQVRSINSIACQNTHSETRTSNMERKATKTLAIVMGVFLSCWTPFFICNIIDPVINYSIPPVLFDTLVWIGYFNSTFNPIVYAFFYSWFRKAFRMIILGKIFQAHSSRTKFSGD; encoded by the coding sequence ATGAATTTCAGTCAGACTGGcatgactgaaaacaaacacttctGTTACGAATCTGTGAATAGATCTTGCCAGAGGTCCGTCTATCCAACCGCGATACGGGCTCCACTGTACGCTTTCTTTGTGGCCATCATTGTTCTCACTGTATTTGGAAATCTTCTGGTCATCATCACCATCGCTCACTTCAAACAGCTTCACACGCCAACTAACTACCTCGTCCTCTCCCTGGCCGTGGCCGACCTCCTCTTGGGGGCGATCATCATGCCCCCCAGCATGGTGCGCTCGCTTGAATCCTGCTGGTATTTTGGAGACTTGTTTTGTAAGATCCACTCCAGCACAGATGTCATGCTTTGCACTGCGTCCATTTTAAATCTGTCTTTCATCTCCATTGATCGATATTACGCTGTTTGCCAACCCCTCCGCTATCACACCAAGATCACTACCGGTGTCATAATGATCATGGTTCTGGTCTGCTGGAGTGTGTCTGCCTTTGTTGGTTTTGGGATGATATTTATGGAGCTGAACATTTTGGGCATTGAGGAGTTTTATTATGATGCTGTTGCTTGTGTAGGAGGCTGTATTCTCTTCCAGACTGAAGCATCAAGTTCAGTGTCATCTGTTCTCTCTTTTTACATCCCGGGGTTCATAATGCTTGTCATCTATCAGAAAATCTTCCAGATTGCGCAGAGGCAAGTCCGATCCATTAACAGCATTGCCTGTCAGAATACACACTCTGAAACCAGAACAAGCAACATGGAGCGAAAGGCCACAAAGACTCTTGCGATTGTTATGGGGGTATTCCTGTCATGTTGGACCCCCTTCTTCATATGCAACATCATCGATCCAGTCATTAACTATTCCATTCCACCTGTGTTATTTGATACACTTGTGTGGATTGGCTATTTCAATTCAACATTTAATCCTATTGTTTATGCTTTCTTTTACAGCTGGTTTAGGAAGGCATTCAGAATGATCATTTTAGGTAAAATATTTCAAGCTCATTCCTCAAGAACAAAATTTTCTGGAGACTGA
- the LOC118792373 gene encoding trace amine-associated receptor 1-like → MNFNHSGIPENVYFCYESLNRSCPKTVYPTTIRALLYVLITVIIFLTVCGNLLVIIAITHFKQLHTPTNYLVLSLAVADFLVGAIVMPPSLVRSLETCWYFGSFFYRYYAVCQPLHYHSKITTTVIIIMIMISWNLSAIIGFGMTFMELNMRGMEDFYYKYIDCVGGCFIFQTEVVNTVAPILSFYVPGIIMLTIYHKIFRIAQKQARAINTTACQDVHSEARVSHMERKATKTLAIVMGVFLSCWIPYFVCTLLDPVINNSAPPVLYEIVTWFAYLNSTFNPIVYAFFYSWYRRAFKMIIAGKIFQHDS, encoded by the exons ATGAATTTCAACCATTCAGGGATACCTGAAAATGTATACTTCTGTTATGAGTCCTTGAATAGGTCGTGCCCAAAGACCGTTTATCCAACAACAATTCGAGCCCTGCTATACGTCTTAATTACTGTCATAATTTTTCTCACTGTATGTGGAAATCTTCTCGTTATCATCGCCATCACTCACTTCAAACAGCTTCACACGCCAACCAACTACCTTGTCCTCTCCCTGGCTGTGGCTGACTTCCTGGTGGGGGCGATCGTCATGCCCCCCAGCCTGGTGCGCTCTCTTGAAACCTGCTGGTATTTTGGAAGCTTCTTCT ATCGATATTACGCTGTTTGCCAACCCCTCCACTACCACAGTAAGATCACCACcactgtcatcatcattatgattatgatcAGCTGGAATCTGTCTGCCATCATTGGCTTTGGGATGACATTTATGGAGCTGAATATGAGGGGAATGGAAGATTTTTACTACAAATACATTGATTGTGTGGGaggctgttttattttccagacTGAGGTTGTAAATACTGTAGCGCCCATTCTCTCTTTTTACGTGCCAGGAATCATTATGCTCACAATCTACCATAAAATCTTCCGAATTGCACAGAAGCAAGCTCGGGCTATTAACACCACTGCCTGTCAGGATGTGCACTCTGAAGCCAGAGTGAGCCACATGGAGAGAAAGGCCACAAAGACCCTTGCAATCGTTATGGGGGTATTCCTGTCGTGCTGGATCCCCTATTTTGTGTGTACCCTGCTTGATCCAGTCATTAATAATTCTGCTCCGCCTGTGCTGTATGAGATAGTCACATGGTTTGCTTATTTAAATTCAACATTTAATCCTATTGTTTATGCTTTCTTTTACAGCTGGTACAGGAGAGCTTTCAAAATGATCATTGCtgggaaaatatttcagcatgactcc
- the LOC118792283 gene encoding trace amine-associated receptor 1-like: MNFSQTGKTEHFCYESMNRSCPKFIIPTAIRAPLYAFFGVAIVFTICGNLLVIIAIAHFKQLHTPTNYLVLSLAMADLLLGAIFMPPSMVRSLESCWYFGDLFCKFHTSAGVMLCTVSILNLSFISIDRYYAVCQPLHYHSKITNGVSVIMVLVSWIVSAFVGFGMVFLNLNILGVEDFYYKNVACIGRCLLFQSVASSSISSVLSFYIPGFIMVGIYQKIFRVAQEQARSINSIACQNVNSEKNKKSLSNLERKATKTLAVVMGVFLSCWTPFFSCNVIHPIVNYSIPPVLFDTLAWIGLLNSTFNPIVYAFFYSWYRKAFRMIIFGKIFHTDSSRSKLCTD; this comes from the coding sequence ATGAACTTCAGTCAAACTGGGAAAACTGAACACTTCTGTTATGAGTCTATGAATAGATCTTGCCCAAAGTTCATCATTCCAACAGCAATACGGGCTCCACTGTACGCTTTCTTTGGGGTTGCCATTGTTTTTACTATATGTGGGAACTTACTTGTTATCATCGCCATCGCTCACTTCAAACAGCTTCACACACCAACCAACTACCTCGTCCTCTCCCTGGCCATGGCTGACCTCCTCTTGGGGGCAATCTTCATGCCCCCCAGCATGGTGCGCTCACTTGAATCCTGCTGGTATTTTGGAGACTTGTTTTGTAAATTCCACACTAGTGCAGGTGTTATGCTTTGCACTGTATCCATTTTAAATCTGTCTTTCATCTCAATTGATCGATATTACGCTGTTTGCCAACCCCTCCACTACCACAGTAAGATCACAAATGGGGTTTCAGTGATCATGGTCCTGGTCAGTTGGATTGTGTCTGCCTTTGTTGGTTTTGGGATGGTATTTCTGAACTTGAACATTTTGGGCGTTGAGGACTTCTATTATAAAAATGTTGCTTGTATAGGAAGGTGTCTTTTGTTTCAGTCTGTGGCTTCAAGTTCAATATCTTCAGTTCTCTCCTTCTACATCCCAGGGTTCATTATGGTTGGAATCTATCAGAAAATCTTCCGCGTTGCACAGGAGCAAGCCCGTTCCATCAACAGCATTGCCTGTCAGAATGTGaactctgaaaaaaacaaaaaatctttaaGCAACTTAGAGCGGAAGGCCACAAAGACTCTTGCAGTTGTTATGGGGGTATTCCTGTCATGTTGGAccccatttttttcatgcaatgtCATTCATCCAATAGTCAATTATTCCATTCCACCTGTTTTATTTGATACACTTGCATGGATTGGCCTTTTAAATTCAACATTTAATCCTATTGTTTATGCTTTCTTTTACAGCTGGTATAGGAAAGCATTTAGAATGATCATTTTTGGAAAGATATTTCACACTGACTCCTCAAGATCAAAATTGTGTACTGACTGA
- the LOC118792302 gene encoding trace amine-associated receptor 1-like: MNFSQTGKAEHFCYESMNRSCPKFIYPTAIRAPLYAFFGVAIVFTICGNLLVIIAIAHFKQLHTPTNYLVLSLAVADLLLGAIFMPPSMVRSLETCWYFGDLFCKIHTSAGIMLCTVSILNLCFISIDRYYAVCKPLHYHTKITNGVSVIMVLVSWIVSAFVGFPMIFLKLNILGIEDFYYKNVACVGGCIFFQSVASSSIGSALSFYIPGFIMVGIYQKIFRVAQKQARSINSIACQNANSEKNKKSLSNLERKATKTLAVVMGVFLSCWTPFFSCNVIHPIVNYSIPPVLFDTLAWIGLLNSTFNPIVYAFFYSWYRKAFRMIIFGKIFHTDSSRSKLCTD; the protein is encoded by the coding sequence ATGAACTTCAGTCAAACTGGGAAAGCTGAACACTTCTGTTATGAGTCTATGAATAGATCTTGCCCAAAGTTCATCTATCCAACAGCAATACGGGCTCCACTGTATGCTTTCTTTGGGGTTGCCATTGTTTTTACTATCTGTGGGAACTTACTTGTTATCATCGCCATCGCTCACTTCAAACAGCTTCACACGCCAACCAACTACCTCGTCCTCTCCCTGGCCGTGGCTGACCTCCTCTTGGGGGCAATCTTCATGCCCCCAAGCATGGTGCGCTCACTTGAGACCTGCTGGTATTTTGGAGACTTGTTTTGTAAAATCCACACTAGCGCAGGTATCATGCTTTGCACCGTATCcattttaaatctgtgtttCATCTCCATTGATCGATATTATGCTGTTTGCAAACCCCTCCACTACCACACCAAGATCACGAATGGGGTTTCAGTGATCATGGTCCTGGTCAGTTGGATCGTATCTGCCTTTGTTGGTTTTCCCATGATATTTCTGAAGTTGAACATTTTGGGCATTGAagatttttattataaaaatgttgCTTGTGTGGgaggctgtattttttttcagtctgtagCATCAAGTTCGATAGGTTCAGCTCTCTCCTTCTACATCCCAGGGTTCATTATGGTTGGAATCTATCAGAAAATCTTCCGTGTTGCACAGAAGCAAGCCCGTTCCATCAACAGCATTGCCTGTCAGAATGCGaactctgaaaaaaacaaaaaatctttaaGCAACTTGGAGCGAAAGGCCACAAAGACTCTTGCAGTTGTTATGGGGGTATTCCTGTCATGTTGGAccccatttttttcatgcaatgtCATTCATCCAATAGTCAATTATTCCATTCCACCTGTTTTATTTGATACACTTGCATGGATTGGCCTTTTAAATTCAACATTTAATCCTATTGTTTATGCTTTCTTTTACAGCTGGTATAGGAAAGCATTTAGAATGATCATTTTTGGAAAGATATTTCACACTGACTCCTCAAGATCAAAATTGTGTACTGACTGA